Proteins from a single region of Pseudomonas sp. BSw22131:
- a CDS encoding glutaredoxin family protein yields MPPECQLFSTVGCHLCEIAEAELMPLIEHGLLVELIDIAESDVMAEDYGLRIPVLRRTDTGAELDWPFDAGQVVEFLRSTSG; encoded by the coding sequence ATGCCACCTGAATGCCAGTTGTTCAGCACCGTGGGTTGTCATTTATGTGAAATTGCCGAAGCCGAATTGATGCCCTTGATCGAGCACGGACTCTTGGTTGAATTGATTGATATCGCAGAAAGCGACGTCATGGCCGAGGATTACGGGCTGAGGATTCCCGTATTGCGACGCACCGACACCGGGGCCGAACTGGATTGGCCGTTCGACGCCGGGCAGGTGGTGGAGTTCTTGCGCTCAACCAGCGGGTAA
- the moaB gene encoding molybdenum cofactor biosynthesis protein B, whose protein sequence is MKAKADTPFVPLNIAVLTVSDTRSRDTDTSGQMFVDRLTEAGHGLIERVLLKDDLYKIRAQVATWIADDDVQVVLITGGTGFTGRDSTPEAVACLLDKQVDGFGELFRQISLPDIGTSTIQSRALAGLANGTLVCCLPGSTNAVRTGWDGILAQQLDSRFRPCNFVSHLKKAELCATRG, encoded by the coding sequence ATGAAAGCCAAGGCAGACACACCTTTCGTACCCTTGAATATTGCCGTTCTGACTGTCAGCGACACCCGCAGCCGCGACACCGATACCTCAGGACAGATGTTCGTAGACCGTTTGACCGAAGCCGGTCACGGCCTCATCGAACGCGTCCTGCTCAAAGATGATCTGTATAAGATCCGCGCTCAGGTCGCGACCTGGATCGCCGACGACGACGTGCAGGTAGTGCTGATCACAGGTGGTACGGGTTTTACCGGCCGCGACAGCACTCCCGAAGCGGTAGCCTGCCTGCTCGACAAACAGGTCGACGGTTTCGGTGAGCTTTTCCGCCAGATATCCCTGCCAGACATTGGCACCTCGACTATCCAGTCACGTGCCTTGGCGGGCCTGGCCAATGGCACGCTGGTGTGCTGCTTGCCGGGTTCCACCAACGCCGTGCGCACCGGCTGGGACGGTATTCTCGCCCAGCAACTCGACTCTCGGTTCCGTCCCTGCAACTTCGTCTCGCACCTGAAAAAAGCCGAACTGTGCGCGACCCGAGGCTAG
- a CDS encoding response regulator, translating into MLKKNLRILLVEDHPFQLIATEILLNQHGFYRLTPVLTAKDALLAMESSEMPYDLLLCDQGLPDISGLDLIEEATQRGLIIQAVVFSGKAQHDLDEVARHATERGLPLLGCLSKPLFAPDLYRLLSCSESHDGADDE; encoded by the coding sequence ATGCTCAAAAAAAATCTTCGCATTCTGCTGGTGGAAGACCACCCCTTCCAGCTCATCGCCACGGAAATCCTGCTGAACCAACATGGGTTTTATCGGCTGACGCCCGTCCTGACCGCCAAAGACGCTTTGCTCGCCATGGAGTCCAGTGAGATGCCCTATGACCTTCTGTTGTGCGATCAGGGTCTGCCTGACATCAGTGGTCTGGACCTGATCGAAGAAGCCACCCAACGCGGATTGATTATTCAGGCCGTGGTGTTCAGCGGAAAGGCTCAGCATGATCTGGACGAGGTTGCCCGCCATGCTACCGAAAGAGGCCTGCCGCTACTGGGCTGCCTGAGCAAACCACTTTTCGCACCGGATCTTTACAGGTTGCTATCGTGCTCGGAAAGTCATGACGGGGCTGACGACGAGTAA
- the mobA gene encoding molybdenum cofactor guanylyltransferase MobA, with the protein MNAISDLPPCSVLLLAGGRGQRMGGRDKGLVEWRGEPLIAHAQRLVRPWTDDLIISCNRNPERYLAYADRLVHDDQSDFPGPYAGIRAGLAAAVHPWLLVLPCDAPLLDSGLIEGLRITAQAHRDKPVMVRQGEQWEPLLCIIPLAQSGAFERDWNEGQRSPRYTLSRLGAVAFQCDAGDPRLANFNTPDLLT; encoded by the coding sequence ATGAACGCCATTTCTGACCTTCCCCCCTGCTCTGTTTTGCTGTTGGCCGGTGGTCGTGGCCAGCGCATGGGCGGACGTGACAAGGGCCTGGTTGAATGGCGAGGTGAGCCTCTGATCGCCCACGCCCAGCGCCTGGTGCGACCGTGGACGGACGACCTGATCATCTCGTGCAACCGCAACCCCGAGCGCTATCTTGCTTATGCGGATCGCCTTGTCCATGACGACCAGTCCGACTTTCCGGGGCCTTACGCAGGAATTCGGGCTGGCCTTGCGGCGGCGGTGCACCCATGGCTTTTGGTGCTGCCCTGTGACGCGCCGCTGCTGGATAGCGGACTTATAGAAGGTCTGCGCATCACCGCTCAGGCGCATCGGGACAAACCGGTGATGGTGCGTCAGGGCGAGCAATGGGAGCCGTTATTGTGCATTATCCCGCTTGCACAATCGGGCGCGTTCGAACGCGACTGGAATGAAGGCCAACGCAGCCCGCGCTATACCCTGTCAAGACTGGGCGCGGTGGCGTTTCAATGCGATGCTGGCGATCCGCGTCTTGCTAACTTCAACACTCCGGATTTACTGACCTGA
- a CDS encoding pseudouridine synthase, whose translation MSESVFSAAHLQASTLYLPPGAWATVLDCLCDRFRAITREQWLDRIARARVLDGEGKPISVDLAYREGLRIHYFREVPNETPIPVVESILYADEHLVVADKPHFLPVTPAGEYVEETLLRRLIRTLANPDLVPLHRIDRHTAGLVLFSANKKTRSAYQALFPTRTIHKRYEAIAPALPGLEFPRVHKTRLVEGEPFFRMQEGAGTSNTETLIEVVERNGALWRYALYPVTGKKHQLRVHMAALGAGICNDPFYPNVLEDAVDDFDQPLKLLAQALRFIDPLTGEERAFRSELTLDW comes from the coding sequence ATGTCTGAATCTGTTTTTTCCGCCGCTCATCTTCAGGCCAGCACGCTGTATCTGCCGCCCGGCGCATGGGCCACCGTGCTCGACTGTCTCTGTGACCGGTTTCGCGCGATCACCCGGGAGCAGTGGCTTGACCGTATCGCCCGTGCACGAGTGCTGGACGGCGAGGGCAAACCGATTTCCGTTGATCTTGCTTACCGCGAAGGGCTGCGCATTCATTACTTTCGGGAAGTGCCCAACGAGACGCCGATCCCGGTGGTAGAGTCAATTCTGTACGCAGACGAGCATTTGGTAGTCGCGGACAAACCACACTTTTTGCCCGTTACGCCAGCGGGGGAGTACGTTGAGGAAACGCTGCTCAGGCGTTTGATTCGCACGCTTGCCAACCCTGATCTGGTGCCGTTGCACCGCATAGATCGACACACCGCAGGCCTGGTGCTGTTTTCGGCCAACAAGAAAACGCGCTCGGCCTATCAGGCGTTGTTCCCGACCCGCACCATCCATAAGCGCTACGAGGCCATCGCCCCCGCATTGCCAGGCCTTGAGTTCCCGCGGGTTCACAAGACCCGCCTGGTTGAGGGCGAACCGTTTTTTCGCATGCAGGAAGGCGCGGGCACCAGCAACACCGAAACGCTAATTGAGGTAGTTGAGCGCAATGGGGCGCTGTGGCGCTACGCGCTGTATCCGGTTACAGGCAAGAAGCATCAGTTGCGCGTGCACATGGCGGCGCTGGGCGCAGGCATCTGCAACGATCCGTTCTATCCGAATGTGTTGGAGGACGCGGTCGATGATTTTGATCAACCGCTGAAGCTACTGGCGCAAGCCTTGCGATTTATCGACCCGCTGACGGGTGAGGAAAGGGCGTTCCGCAGCGAGCTGACACTGGACTGGTGA
- a CDS encoding EAL domain-containing protein codes for MFDGHPLACFQPFIDTATGRIAGIEALGRLRLENGRLQSVGPLFTDPKVSGTALRRLDRLIRDDALSRLHEAPDDWFLSLNISPRWISRLRAGQPLPSLQQLQLHGIAPERIVFEITELGGDSHCLSEVVARYREAGARIAIDDFGAGYSQLDRVLALQPDILKLDMQLFQAAARGGPSSDVVKALAQMAEKTGCWIIAEGVETEAELQFALECGSRYVQGFLFAQAELDFFSADAFVDQFATLRDRYVLQKVGERERLMSLRKQLSRLMNLLQAWAENHDPLTSLPPMDDFPWLLRFYQCDRHGTQLTPNLEWRDGSWQADPRYLGHNWSWRPYFYHLLAEGWHERRLTLSTTYRDATSNQYCLTAGQFCGNGERLLLIDVDAAGL; via the coding sequence GTGTTCGATGGGCACCCGCTAGCCTGTTTTCAGCCGTTCATCGATACCGCAACTGGCCGCATTGCAGGCATCGAAGCCTTGGGACGTCTGCGTCTGGAAAACGGCCGGTTGCAATCGGTCGGACCACTGTTTACCGACCCTAAAGTCTCTGGCACCGCGCTGCGCCGCCTGGATCGACTGATCCGCGACGATGCACTGAGCCGCCTGCACGAAGCACCCGACGACTGGTTTCTGAGCCTCAATATCTCTCCGCGCTGGATCAGCCGCCTACGCGCCGGCCAGCCGTTGCCAAGTCTTCAGCAATTGCAGCTGCATGGCATCGCACCGGAGCGCATTGTCTTCGAAATCACCGAATTAGGCGGCGACAGTCATTGCTTGAGCGAGGTGGTGGCGCGCTACCGTGAGGCGGGCGCACGGATCGCCATCGACGACTTTGGCGCAGGCTATTCCCAGCTGGATCGGGTGCTGGCGTTACAGCCTGACATCCTCAAACTGGATATGCAGCTGTTCCAGGCGGCCGCGCGTGGCGGACCCAGCAGCGATGTAGTAAAGGCGCTGGCGCAGATGGCCGAGAAAACAGGCTGCTGGATTATCGCTGAAGGGGTTGAGACCGAAGCCGAGCTTCAGTTTGCGCTGGAGTGCGGTTCGCGTTATGTGCAGGGCTTTCTGTTTGCACAGGCCGAGCTGGACTTTTTCTCTGCCGATGCGTTCGTCGACCAATTCGCCACGTTACGTGACCGCTATGTGTTGCAGAAAGTCGGTGAACGCGAGCGGCTGATGAGTCTGCGCAAGCAGTTGTCCAGGTTAATGAATCTGCTGCAAGCCTGGGCAGAAAATCACGACCCGCTGACGTCTCTGCCGCCGATGGATGACTTCCCCTGGCTGCTGCGGTTTTATCAGTGCGACCGCCATGGCACCCAGCTCACACCCAATCTGGAATGGCGCGACGGCAGCTGGCAGGCCGACCCCCGGTATCTGGGGCATAACTGGTCCTGGCGCCCGTATTTCTATCACCTGCTGGCCGAGGGTTGGCATGAGCGGCGGCTGACGCTGTCGACCACCTACCGGGACGCTACCAGTAACCAGTATTGCCTCACTGCCGGGCAGTTCTGCGGCAACGGCGAGCGATTACTGTTGATTGACGTCGATGCAGCGGGATTATGA
- a CDS encoding phage holin family protein has product MTLGTESGPSSTDNSSSPRRLGAAFLGLLHSHIELFGIELQEQKARTVSLLLFAGLALVFALLLLIGLSALFLILVWDSYRLMGIVALCGFYTLAALFCAMKLKSAIFDESSPFHSTLEELANDRERLMP; this is encoded by the coding sequence ATGACACTGGGAACGGAATCCGGTCCTTCTTCGACCGATAACAGCTCTTCACCTCGCCGGCTCGGTGCGGCGTTTCTGGGCCTGCTGCACAGCCATATCGAGCTGTTCGGCATTGAACTGCAGGAGCAAAAAGCACGCACGGTCAGCCTGCTTTTGTTCGCGGGTCTGGCACTGGTGTTCGCCTTACTTTTACTGATCGGGTTGTCGGCGTTGTTCCTGATTCTGGTCTGGGACAGCTACCGCCTGATGGGTATCGTTGCGCTGTGCGGTTTCTACACCCTGGCTGCTCTGTTTTGCGCGATGAAACTAAAGTCAGCGATTTTCGATGAGTCCTCACCCTTCCACTCCACCCTGGAAGAATTGGCCAACGACCGCGAGCGATTGATGCCATGA
- a CDS encoding deoxyguanosinetriphosphate triphosphohydrolase codes for MDWQTLLTRERLGKTLHSPEELGRSPFHKDHDRIIFSGAFRRLGRKTQVHPVTSNDHIHTRLTHSLEVSCVGRSLGMRVGETLRDALPEWCAPSDLGMVVQSACLAHDIGNPPFGHSGEDAIRNWFKQAAGRGWLDAMSDVERNDFLNFEGNAQGFRVLTQLEYHQFEGGTRLTYATLGTYLKYPWTARHADSLGYKKHKFGCYQSELPILEQIAAKLGLPQIEDQRWARHPLVYLMEAADDICYALIDLEDGLEMDLLEYAEVEALLLGLVGDDLPETYRQLGPDDSRRRKLAILRGKAIEHLTNAAARAFVEQQDALLAGTLPGDLVEHMHGPAKRCVLDAKDMARKKIFQDKRKTLHEIGAYTTLEILLNAFCGAALEQFDGRTPSFKSRRILDLLGNNAPDPAWPLHTSFLRVIDFIAGMTDSYASEMAREMTGRSSPV; via the coding sequence TTGGATTGGCAAACCCTGCTTACCCGCGAGCGACTCGGCAAAACCCTGCACAGCCCTGAAGAACTGGGGCGCAGCCCGTTTCACAAAGACCATGACCGGATTATTTTTTCGGGCGCTTTTCGCCGTCTGGGGCGCAAGACTCAAGTTCATCCCGTCACCAGCAACGACCACATTCATACCCGCCTCACCCACTCGCTTGAAGTCAGCTGCGTAGGCCGCTCGCTCGGCATGCGCGTTGGGGAAACCTTGCGTGATGCCCTCCCCGAGTGGTGCGCGCCAAGCGATCTTGGCATGGTCGTGCAATCGGCCTGTCTGGCGCACGATATCGGTAACCCGCCCTTTGGCCACTCCGGTGAAGACGCTATTCGCAACTGGTTCAAACAGGCCGCCGGACGTGGCTGGCTTGATGCAATGAGCGACGTCGAACGCAACGACTTCCTTAACTTTGAAGGCAATGCCCAAGGTTTTCGGGTGCTCACCCAGCTTGAATATCACCAGTTCGAAGGCGGTACACGGCTGACCTACGCGACCCTCGGGACCTACCTGAAATACCCGTGGACTGCCCGTCACGCCGATTCCCTTGGCTACAAAAAACACAAATTCGGCTGCTACCAGAGCGAATTGCCCATCCTCGAACAGATCGCCGCCAAACTCGGTTTGCCACAGATAGAGGACCAGCGCTGGGCCAGGCATCCGCTGGTGTACCTGATGGAGGCCGCCGACGATATCTGCTATGCCCTGATCGACCTCGAAGACGGGCTGGAAATGGACTTGCTCGAGTACGCCGAAGTCGAAGCGCTGCTGCTGGGGCTGGTGGGCGACGACCTGCCAGAGACGTACCGCCAACTGGGGCCGGACGATTCCCGTCGGCGCAAACTGGCGATTTTGCGCGGCAAAGCCATCGAGCACTTGACCAACGCGGCGGCCAGAGCGTTTGTAGAGCAACAGGACGCTCTGCTGGCCGGCACGCTGCCAGGCGACCTGGTGGAACACATGCACGGACCGGCCAAGCGCTGCGTCCTTGATGCCAAGGACATGGCGCGCAAGAAAATCTTCCAGGACAAACGCAAGACGCTGCATGAGATCGGCGCGTACACCACGCTTGAGATCCTGCTCAATGCGTTCTGCGGGGCGGCGCTGGAGCAATTCGACGGCCGCACCCCTTCATTCAAAAGCCGTCGTATCCTCGACCTGCTGGGTAACAACGCGCCCGACCCAGCCTGGCCGTTGCACACCTCGTTTCTGCGGGTGATCGATTTTATCGCAGGCATGACCGACAGCTATGCCAGCGAGATGGCCAGAGAGATGACCGGTCGCAGCAGCCCGGTATAA
- a CDS encoding DUF883 family protein, which produces MARQTAEKAQDILMADFQTLVADTEKLLAHTASLAGDQADELRGQIQESLLRARETLKLTEDALRERGKAAVVATEDYVQSNPWQSVGIAAGAGFLLGLLATRR; this is translated from the coding sequence ATGGCCCGCCAAACCGCAGAGAAAGCCCAAGACATCTTGATGGCAGACTTCCAGACGCTGGTTGCCGACACCGAAAAGCTGCTGGCACACACAGCATCCCTGGCCGGCGACCAAGCGGACGAGCTGCGCGGTCAGATTCAGGAAAGCCTGCTGCGTGCCCGGGAAACCCTGAAGTTGACGGAAGATGCGCTGCGCGAGCGCGGCAAAGCTGCTGTTGTCGCGACTGAAGATTACGTACAGAGCAATCCGTGGCAGTCTGTCGGCATCGCAGCCGGTGCAGGCTTTCTGCTGGGTCTGTTGGCCACAAGGCGCTGA
- a CDS encoding YgdI/YgdR family lipoprotein yields MKQRTIPAAFLLALSLASLAGCSSPTVITLNDGREIQAVDTPKYDEDSGFYEFKQLDGKETRVNKDQVRTVKDL; encoded by the coding sequence ATGAAACAACGGACTATTCCCGCAGCCTTCTTGCTCGCACTGAGCCTTGCTTCCCTCGCTGGTTGCTCGTCGCCCACTGTGATCACGTTGAATGACGGCCGTGAAATCCAAGCCGTTGACACTCCGAAATATGACGAAGACTCAGGCTTCTATGAGTTCAAGCAACTGGACGGCAAAGAAACCCGCGTCAACAAAGACCAGGTTCGTACCGTTAAAGATCTGTAA